A genome region from Vespa velutina chromosome 18, iVesVel2.1, whole genome shotgun sequence includes the following:
- the LOC124955525 gene encoding anaphase-promoting complex subunit 13, with protein MDSQVCGDGRLLDLIDEAWRKEKLPIDDILVPVAELPDPESDNGDSHMTLKELEQKWNNLALGTLSENHLHSPTPSHN; from the coding sequence ATGGACAGCCAAGTATGCGGTGATGGTAGATTATTAGATTTAATAGACGAAGCTTggcgtaaagaaaaattacctATCGACGATATTTTAGTACCTGTAGCAGAACTACCAGATCCTGAAAGTGACAATGGTGATTCACATATGACGTTAAAAGAGTTAGAGCAAAAGTGGAATAACCTGGCATTGGGTACATTAAGTGAAAATCATTTGCATTCACCAACACCTTCACATAATTAA